A segment of the Pieris brassicae chromosome 10, ilPieBrab1.1, whole genome shotgun sequence genome:
aagtatttcacGCATAATTCGCATTTGTATGGCGCGCCTCTGTACTTCTCAGTCTGTCTGTTTCTTTCCATTTCTTGTAGAACCTGGTAAAGTTTAGCTGTTTAACTCCGTGGCCTATATTCAAAAGGGCGAAACAACCCTAAGTATCAATTTATACTACAGAGTCGAAGCGTCAAATTCTAAAACTAAAGGGAAGCCGTTCTCTTTTACGTGTAGTAATGGCCATGTTATTAAATCACTTGCCAGTAAATTTTTGGCTTTTGAATTAGATAAATTAAGATTTCGTCCGAATCCATAGTGATCAACGCTGACACAGGGTAACTTCGGACTGATAGCGcgtatagataccggcaaacatcttgaacaaatgtcatTGCCTGCGCGATTTTTAGGGAGGGGGGCGGCGGGAGaatgacgtgtcgatcgcgtgattggtaaatcagttgacgtttgtgtcccgcgctgtgtaggATGCGCAAACTTCCCCCCACTCCCtagtttaatgctcaagaagtttgccggtatgtGTGGGTTCGTTGGCAGGCGCGTGGATTCGCGAGAATGCACGCGCACCAAACAGCGTTGGTCACAAGAAACTCACAAGTAATGTATCCGTTACACTGAGGAGTTAAAGTTGAATTTGTTATGTTCAGTTCTGCATAAACGCTTCGACTCtgagttttataaattgatcCTAAAAGGGGGTTTTGCCTCATTCgtttctttgatcatttttatttataacaatcggTGATTAACGTTCTGTCTGACACACAGatttttggatatttttttttccttcaccgtatggTGACGCACATATTAAGTGGCAGAAGTTGGTGTATACATTTTGAGTGatgaaacttaaaaaaatggatAACAAGGAATTTCGTGTGTTAATTCTTTTTGTCACGTCCCGTTATGTTACGCAATGCTTTGCTATGAGATACTGTGACAGATAATCacggccggggatcgaacctacggcaTCTGATAacagtcgcacgctaaaaCCACTAATCCCATACcgattgtatattaaattcaataatatcaatcaattttataacataactaGTTAGAggggaaaataaaatattacgatgcGTAACAAGGGCGGGAATTCACtaacagtttattttattttattattaaacgagatttaatgaaaaacaaaggtttaataaacgatttaaTGGTCACGTAAGGATTTTCTTATGGggacagaaaacgttacggcgtGGTACATGAGGACACCCTATTTCCCCAATATCTCCTTGATATATATCGCCTTTGTATATGTAGAATACCGTTACGAAagatattatagaaaaatattaaacaaacttttttttatgaaaggtACAGAAATGACACATATGCAGTCTCCGTGTGATTGTCCCATCCCCTCAATGGAAGATACGTACAGTTATATAACAATACTCACTTGCTCCTTAGTCAATTTAATCACTGTATACTCATCGGTCTCCCGAACCATTCTAGATGTGAACCCCGCGGGAATTGAATCAACTACACTTTTCTTACTATTTTTACGGGATTTCTTGTCCTTTGtttcctttaaatatatattattgaatatattagaATTCAATTTCCATTTTACAATTCTTGTACTCGTAAATTCCAATCAAAAGATGGCTTTGCGgtgacattattttaaatacttacatcattttatgatttaatttaataggattggtttaaataattaattaaataattttactagttaaggttagttaggttGCCTGGAAGGTATCACTTGAAAGTGCTAAGTTGTCAGTTGCCAGTTGGCAGCTGTCAGTTgccttccttttcatttaattatgttaatatttatatttaatatataaaataaataaaataaaccaatcTCAATATCAggttaacaataaaaattaccttAACAGAAATGGGGTCTTTATCATCCAAATCTTTCAAATTTTGGAAAACAACTATCTCCTCTTTGACACTTGGTGTGACatcattatttgtaaaatcctaaaataataatcttaatcaaaaatatttttaccaaaAACATGGTAGAAATTATATCCACATaccattaatttaataaacgaaGGTGCTTGATACaagcataaaaaaaatattatgaaaatacttCAACTAATTTTCAGCTTCAAGTGTCATTGGGCTGCTTTacataatagataatttttcttttactcTAAATGAACCACTCGCATATAACAATAGATATGAGCGAAacaatgaaatgttaattgctatgtaccaaataaatgcaaaataacAGTCAAAGGCACTCTGCCTATGTCTGGCTCTTAGAGCTTAACTTTGACAATTTAGGGAAATGTCACACTTATATGTGAACAAAATGTAAAGCCTACAGTGCCAATGTAGGGCATTAGTATGTATcctaaatcaataatttaattattaacctGTGTCATTGAGTAGATATAAGCAATATCACAAATAAAAGATACAGACATACATAAACACTCACCTCATCATCAAAATAAGTCATCGTAAAATCTTCATCAATTTCATCTTTAATTGCTGATGAATCTCCAATGTagtcatatttaatttgtgaGATAGATAAATTGTATACATGTTCGACATTAGGCAGATTACtctaaaaaatcatattaataatattaagtatgagAATGTGTGAAAATACAATGAGTAGGAGAATTACCAGTGAAatcaaattaatgaaataaaatatttattttagcttaCCTCAACTATAGAACATTGTAAATATTCTTGTGCTAATTGACACTGCTTCAAAAAATTGCTTATTTTTCGCAGCATGTGATAGCAAAGAAAGcagatacataattttatttcttccgTCTATAAGAAagcattaaaattatgaattaaaaaaaatagtattgtgttgtatttataaaacaacacaTTTTTTACAGAGACACTACTTTTGAAGTCATATGAGGCTGATCTCCTATGTGCCtttacataaacataatatatatcagctctttgttttgtaatttaacatgattgttttttttcgaATCAGTAAAGtaatcaaaatacaaaatgtcaaatttatttaaaacctgCTAGTAACCCAATGTAACCTTGCAATGTTTCTATATAAAGAACCGTTATTATAATacctattaatttaataataataagagaCTAAGCGCAATTTAGGCGATGTTCACCCCTTATATGTGTAAGTATTAGTTAccgttaataaaaaagttttaaaaatattttcgtctTCTTTGGGCACAGGTTTTAAGTATTCGCTTCTTTGCAGACATGTTTGACAAAGACCTGTAGCCTGCTCCATAATACTTTTTAGGGGTAGAATATCTATCATATACTACTATCTTCAACCTAGTACGTTCATAGTTCCGGGCAAGAAAAACATTACCgcttaattagaaaatatgatatctaacagttttgtttatttacattataatcaCAATTAATGCCTACTCTATGACTGATGCACAGTGACAGTGATTACTGACTACTGCAGTATTACTATTCACATTTcacaaaatctaaaatattaaatcaccACAGAATACAAGTACAATACCCCAGCCTTTTGCTTTAAGTTCACATAGCATCGTTTTTGTACAAATTTTCTTTTCTCAAACTGCAACTTTTTTACTTGTgagctttaatttattttgttgtaagTTTTAAGTGGTTTGTTTTCTGTCCATATTACGTTGATTCTGTGATTAGCGGTTTTTTTATCTTGATTATTATTCCAAGAAAACATTAGTCGTACTCGCTTCGgcagtacatatatattaaaattggaacCAAACATTAGTCAACtgtcattaatattaaaaatcaaaaccgaaagaaaagtaaacaaacaaataacaattatcaGTTTACCGTTGCAGCTATTTCCATAACTACGTATTATCAAGAATTTttgattcaatttaaaatacagtacgttttaaacaaaaaagacATATATCGAACTGGCTTTATTTCAAACGTTCAGCTCTTTAAGGtatgttctttaaaaataagattttttctcCGCTATCCCAATGAAAGCAATAGTTCTCCTtcttataatgttaataaaacaaagattaaaACAGCTGATtctaataattactatttgttACTTTTCAGTTTTGGAATATCTAATGAATTAGGTATAACAATGAGTGACCCACCAGTATTCATAGATGTTTCCACTGGTGTATATGATACATTAGATACAAATaatgaaatcaaaattaaGGAAGAAGTTAATCTTGCCAGGTGacttaatttctttattttcaaacGGGAGAATTGCCTCATAATATAATGAGGAAGTTGTTTAATTCTAGTACAGTATTAGAAACtacaacaataatatatcCAAATATGTGGAGTAAGTAATCTTGTGAACCTTGAAATTAAATGtctatcattataatttatttgcattaaGCCATCATTagttatacattttgttttaaaatgatatCAAAGTACtactttaatttgtataaaaataatttactaacaaattgttttattttttgtagtcaCCATCTATacactataattatatatataacattggCTGCGTCCAAATTGCacttttttgacatttaaagttcaagcaaaaaaataaccttttcagcttaaaaaaaaataagtaatctCTTTTAGCGATAGgtgaaactatttttataaaattgcttATACTGtacagtgtaattattaatataaaaaattaatctttgaaacattattttcagCCCTAAACCTGAGTTTGATGACTTACTAACAgtcaaaagtaataaatttaaatgtccaGAATGTAACTATTTATCTAGAAAACAAGAATTAGTAGACAGACATATATTAAAGGTGCATAGAGGAGAAAATCCATTTCAGTGTTTCATGTGTGATTATACAACATCTAATAAAGGTAGGTTTGCTCTGCCCTTTGGTACATTATACATGGTGGGCCTCGAGTTTtatgattttgaaaaatttataaaagaagaaccaaaaataatacttaaacaaatttattttgaatttaaagttAACATTAGGGAAattcacttttaaaaaattaaattgtgctACACTCTCAACACTCTTCGAATCTTGTCTTCAAATTACCGAAAACTCATTAGGACATAGCGCGCGGAATTGCGGCTATTTCTCCGCGGATGTTGGCCTTAAACTGGAAAATTGTGGTCAGATTATTGCTGTAGACTCAACTATTCATGTATCCCCACAGGAAAAAGTCTGGTGGGGTTAAATCCGGACTCCTAGGTGGTCATGTAATGTCACCTCGGCGCGAAATGTGTTTTCCagcaaacatttatttatttccttattacCTATTTctacagtaacttaatactaatacattaaaaaactaaactaaaaacataatataaacataacaaataaaaacttaaaaatctaaaccattttataactaattataaataatacaattcttgtgaattcagcGAGTGTGCAAATAACATCTGTCTCTGTGCGCAAGACACGCGTAAATGGTGCTTCTCTGAGTAAGTTCGTACGTGGATGAGGCACTGCCAGCAATTGCGATCGCTTACCACGCCGAGAGTGATTATCTGGCAGACAGCCCCAGTCTCTCCAACATTtccgcattatatattttacctctAAGGACCTTTAAAAAACATCTCCTTTACGCCTGCCAAACTCTCGTTTGATGTATGGCATGTGGCGCCATCTTGTCGAAACCATGTCGTACCCGTGAAATTCTGACAGCTGCGAGAAAAAGAAATTGCTTAACATGTCTATGTATCGCTCAGTAATTACTGTCACAGAATTCCCTCGCTGGTCTTCAAAGAAGAAAGGACCGATGATTCCGTGGGCTGAAATAGCCGCCCAAACAGCCACTTTCGGCGAATGCAAAGGCTTTTGGTTTTTGAAACGTGGAAAGTCTATATATTTATGGGTACGcccatttaaatgaaaatgggtatcgtctaaaaaaataatattcaagcTCCGAAAACGCTCTAACATTGTTTCCACGAAATCACGTCGTAATTTGTGATCATGTGGCTTCAAATCTAGTTGAAGTTTATAGGGGTGCAATTGTAAATCATTCTTCAAAATTCGGCGCAAAGTCGTTCTTGATACAAAGAGGTCAGCTGATCGCTTGCCAATTGATTGCCCAGGATTGCGTAATACGGATGCTCCGACTTCGTTTATGGTTTCCTCTGACCGTTTTGTCCTTTGGTTTCTGATagagtcaaagtcaaaaatcaaatgaataaatgattcatataggtaacacaatgtacacttatgaacgtcaataaaaaagatacattaaatgcttctaatttcacatttactgccagttctcaaatcaagggtgtagaacggaagagaagaactggcaataaactctccgccactctttttaatcgtcaagcttttttttgtattacacaacgtttgtaggGAGTTCAGCATGAGAGTGTGAGTGTGAGAGCATcacacatgacatcagcaggaggcatggtgaaataggagcacgcacttacattctcgtgggaacaccTCGAACTTTGTGACCCACGCTTTAATCAAAATGACTCTCGGACACTGATTTAAGTCATGAAATCCATAGTGAGAGCAAAAGAAACGTCGAACAATAACGCACGAATCggcattattttaatatttttttacacagaACGTATGTACGTACAAAATATCTGCATCTGTTTTGCATTACAAAGGTTTTGCAAGTTTGTGAAATTGTGTTAACATCTTGATCGAAAGAGAGATTAGAAATTAATAGCgcaattaaacattatttttctatgaatATGGGAATAATGCATACATGTGCTTGCATTCTGAAGAAACTGAATGAAATAACTAACTTAAACATAAgcagatttttaaataaaaagtaaaaattgttatttaaactaaattaaacaaatcatattaagtgattttaatatattattaaaaacgaatacaataataataataaacacatattaCTAATCGTATTAGTAGTAGTtacataaaagatttatttaaaagtttaattttatctttcaGGAAATTTTGCAGAACACATCCGCAGACATGAAGGCAAAAAGCCCTTTAAATGCTCATACTGTCCTCATAGAAACGTCTCCAAGAAAAACCTAAAGAAACATGAATTAATACATCGTCCAGACAATCCATTGAAATGCCCTCATTGTGACTACATTTCCAAACATCAAAGGGAATTTGGATCGCACACTAGAAAATTCCATTCCACACAAAATGGTGTTCTGACTtgtgtcaaatgtcaaacaaCGTTTGACGACCAGAACAGCTTGACAGATCACGTCAAGTCGCAACTGACATGTGAGAAGTGTACATTTGTAGCGTGCGATGCTGGCATTCTAGAAAAGCATTTGGTTAATCATAGACAGAAAAGGATTgagaaaaagaaaagtttatgGACTTGTAGTATCTGTAGTTGGTCATCTTGTAAACATCCTAAAATATTGTTGCATCTTATACATCATCCTAATCAAGAAGTGAATGGTATTGATGTAAGTATTTTGCAGAAACATGGTATTATGTAATACTGAAaacactaattaaataaataagacattATGAAATGAAACGCCCATGTAAGTTCTTTAATACAAAGAGTGCCCTGGTGAATGTACTGTACAGTGTACTCGGTTGTGAGGAACTTTCATGGATCTAGTTAACGCTGCGCCTTCTTGagttctcatgtcattttcacacgtGTATAAACGTGTTTATAAACTGACGATCGATGGACCATAAGGCCCTATTGGGAAACGAAACAGAGGAAGACCGCTCACGAGATGGGCGGACGACATTGCAAAAACGGCTGGCTCGAGCTGGATGCAAATCACCCAAAACCGAGATACTTGTAGTtccttggaggaggcctttacctcTGGAAGGGTTCTTGCAAAATAATTGggaaatagatattttaaaaaatcggataaaaatagtataatttacttttcttaaaaagtatatactgtttgcaagaaataaatagtttttttttatattatattctttatataacatattttcataagtatctGATTGTTCTCATTACAAgtgtgatgtttgagagcaaaaataaaatataatgaaaataaaattatgcttTTTTTGTTTGTCCTAGACCATCCTAGTGTTATGGGCTACCAGCTTCTTTCTAGGGCTTAATGACAGTTTTGTCAAGTTGTTGTTTATTCATAAAcaacaatattacaattttatttttgataaataatttgaacaatatatttttgtgtccCCGTTTAGTTCCACCTAGACGAAGCGctttttaactttttctttGCAAAACGTATCGATTCTTTTCTATGTTAAAGCTACATTAAAAGAACCTTGTGTGTGGATAAAAGTAGTGAGGGAAATAGTGCTAAATCGCATTTTTTGCTTTGACACCACAACATCAAATTTATAATGGTGTcgtaataatagttttttttttattgtgaattAATGAGCCATGCGTAACAAAaagcattataattattatttccctGCCAGTGAATTAGGCAACGATATAAATAGAACTGTCTCTCATTTGCATTACTTCCTGTTTAAagtaatctttatttttaactaacatAGACtgataatttacataaaatatactttaagggggtaattaaattaataatcttgcatataaaattttaatcataaattatcCATGGCCGGGTATACGTTCGTGAGGCTCCATAATATGGCTGTATCTGTGGACAATTATGAACAATTAAAGCGCCAAAATCCTTCGTCTAGGCTtaaaatttctgtatattcTTGATTATATTTACTGACCCGTAGGTAATTAGCCTACTGTCATACACTGTTGAGTTAAGACTCGCtcatttcctcacgatatgcGCGTATACAAAAAATGGTGGACAGCATGAATCGAACTCACGATCTCACGAGGAGGCTAAAACATCTCAAAATAGAGCTTAGTCAATAAATGACACTGTACACCAATGtgcttacaaataatataattcagaGGACTCggcaaataaaaatgtgtttatttttagaattgtAGCTTTTTCCTGTTAAAGTTATTGATCTGATATAAAGTTGAATCACAGCAAGGTTTCTAATAGCAAGATAGATCTTTATATTGCAATTTCGTAGCGTGTCACTTACTGCAAGTGTGTATTAGAACTAACAaacgatttattataaactaatgaTAAAGACGTAGGTATtagttttatagaaaaacgAGACTTCTAGAACAAACTCCGGTCGATATAATTACGATGGTCGCAATAAAGTCTCCCAATTGCTTATGTATGAAGTCGAAAACTAATTTTGTCCACAcgaactgtcattttcatacaaatttagttttcgactttctacatacacttctGTTAAGGGATCTTGTCCAAGCCCCCTGATTGTCAAACAAatcaacatatatatatataatgctatatcAGTACCATGTGTTTGACAAGATTTATGAAGAGATAATGACACAGCATTACCATAATTTATGCTGATTTATGCTGTTAAGTTTATAGCAGAGTAACTTAGCCACTCCCAAATACAGGAGGCTGTATAAAAGATAgataaatatacatacttatAGTCACCAGCCAGCCATCCATAATACCCCATAGATGAAGTTACCTCACTGAATCGTGCGTATTGAATATATCTGAAAGTTACAGTAATTTCGGTGtgaaacttatattttatagaacagggagaaaacggacaggaggccaatctgatgttaagcgatcaATGCCAatgctcgcgagtgcgttgctgtgctttaaatatttatttaaggtaTATGACAAGGACGCCTTCACCTGTGGAAGGGTTCTTGGAAAATAATTGggaaatagatatttaaaaaaaaaaacttttcttaaaaaaaatatatgtaataaatacaattaagtttactttgtttgcaagaaataaataggcttttttatttttatttatttatatgatatagaataaaattacatacttATTAGACGCACAATAAGACCAGCTGAGCGGAGAACTTTTCACCAATTCCCCTTCATCTGGTGGTGGACTGAAGTCTGAAAAAAACATCCCtttccaatttttttaagaaaaataatagtcGAATTAAATCTAGAAATGCGTTAGTTGTTTAGAGATTCATTTCAGTACCCAGTGATTTTTCAAACAACTTTATAAGCAGAAGTTAACGTATTTGTCATACTCATCTCATTGTCTCGCTAAGAACTTGCGAGCAGTCTTGGCCTATTGGCTTCAGCATACGCCTATCATTCTTGATATCGATAGGTAGGTAGGAACGATAACCGGCTGTGCTTTAATGGactatctatgtgcgcatttaacattaggtcgaacggtaaaggaaaacatcgtgaggaaatcgactagccttaggcccaaaaagtcaaaggcGTGTGTGTCAGGAAGCTGATCGCCTACttatctattagattgatcatgaaacaaatacagaaacaaTCTGAGAAATGACAAATCTGAGGGCCAGAAAAAAGAACTCGCGAAGAAAGACTCGTCTGATATGACACCTCACCTTCCCAATGTTTGCAATAGTACAGATCACCCGCACAGTGGTTCACGAATGTGTAGAACTTAAAATACAATCCATGGCCACGGTTGACAGCGACGCACACAGGATCATATGTGTTTGGACAGGAAAGGGGGCAGAGGTGGTAGTCAAATGCTGTCTCTATGTCGTAGAGCGTGCTCCATGTCGTCTCTGGGCGGGCTCGTAAATctgaaaaaatacttaatctaAAGAGATAAGCCTATACGTACAGGTtttatcgctttcgagtgATTACTTTCAGACAACAACAAGATCTACACGAActtaaacaacaaaaataatagaacaAACGAAAAAGGTTCAAAATGTATAGACTATAAAAAGAATGACAAATGAATCACGATGATTTCTAAATTATATCACGATGTGGACAGATCATGCTTACATGCTTGGAACTTGGATCGGAagatatctatctatctagaTAATGTTACGCCATggctattaaattatttgatcaCCTTTCTAGAAGTTGCCTTTATAGGAAGAGTATTTAGACTATAGAGTTTTGactataattacaattaactgTTCATGTAACTATGACGTCATgataatatgacatttgcatgcctatttataaatGGTTTGCggaggattttttttttgtacaattgttattatattaaatgtatatgtactACATACTTTCATTGCAATGTGTCTGCCAACCTAATAAAATCGATTTCATTGGAATCTCCCCTATGATCCTGATAATCCATCCCGGTAACCTTGATAGAGTGTGCGGAAAGAAGACCGTCTTGGGATTTAAACCCGTTTTGCTTATCTTTAATCTATTACGTCGTTATAGTTTTCATATTGGGTATTAATCATCTTCATACAATATATTGcgtgtaaatttttatgactaTACGTAGCAAATAAGTATTACACTATTAGTTTGCATAACTGCCACGTCAATCTTTCGCGGACTGCAAGGGTGagattcaaaaattattatttatttagatatattgGTATATAACACACATTTCTAACCTCTGTAAAGGAATTGGAGAAGGAATAGGAAGGAAGTAATCAGCAAACTTTTGGAGACGATGATTTAATGAACATAAGCAATGATTATTACTCACGTTTTAAGGCGTTTCGTGTTTGGGTGGTATTAGAGTTAAACTTGCTTGTTGAGTTTTGTTCTGCCTTTTTAACTATTGGGGCGTTTATAAGACTACTTCTCCTTGTCTTTAAGAACTCGTTACACGACCCAGATACAATGATGGAGTATTCTAAAACATGATAATAGCAAATACTACTACGCTACTATATATAACTAGTCtcgccataaatactgaaacgaagaaaaggatttttttctattgcaaattacatttattacttatagaGTGTAtgagtttaatacataaatattaaacaatttaaagtataaaaatcttaaagcttattcgaagtggtctccattggctgcaaaacagtcctttaaacgttgaggccAGATTTCAATAGAACCACGCACTCTTTCCATGGGAAAATTATTCACTGCTTATCGTACGGATTGTGTTAgggactccaaattatcatggcATTCAGAGCAAGCCGTACTTTCTTAAACTGACTATAAATCATAATCGAGCTTATTAAGATCGGGACTAGACTACGGCCAGAAATCAGCTCTGGTGAAGTCCGAAACCGAGACTGCGTCGACCAAGCTGTTGTTGTTGTTAAGGGGCTTTACTACCTTCTCAAGAATGTTATCTTGATACATTTGTGCCGATGTTTTCATACCTTTTTCAGAAAAGATGGCTCAGTCAGTCCTTCATAGCTAATACCCCACTaaaccatcactgaagtcGGATAGTGCCCACGTTGCACTCTGTAGACTAATTGGAAAGCTTCCTTAGCTTTGAGCAGAAATACGGTCacattgtttgtttaaatgttGCTCAATTGTAAGAAAAATCTCATCCGTGAATAAAATTTTTCAGTTGTTTGGTTTTACCATCctattcgatttttttaaattatctattcATGACTAGTATGTCTCTTATGGACTACAAGACTTAGGTCATCTCTAAAAATACTCGGCATGCTTCGAGGTGTTATCTTCATCTCCCAAGTCAAAATCTTTTACTTCGGCCAGATCTTTTTCTGTTCTCGttgtattactattaatagcccggtacacaaacattttactaatagcAAGCCAAACTCAATTGCATTTGactccatacctactttgtgaAATGCAATTAATTACAGCGATTCGGTTTTCTTATCACCCCACTTCAATATCTCAAAATATCTTCGAGTGGctttacaaaaagaaaaaaaaaattttcttctttttttcaGCATCATGCTttagatgaaaaaaaaaatggatacCTGCAACCCCAGAAGGTTTGTAAGACCAATGACTTTGTGGCGTTGCATAGAGATGTGGGGTATCT
Coding sequences within it:
- the LOC123715659 gene encoding uncharacterized protein LOC123715659 isoform X1; the encoded protein is MLRHITLLILNVLSAISIPDVVMKEHLKFEKVRAVCSKVDVICKSNSNNVCTVRYIHGKMDYKDFENTCFLYMSNMCDNPGHEYSIIVSGSCNEFLKTRRSSLINAPIVKKAEQNSTSKFNSNTTQTRNALKHLRARPETTWSTLYDIETAFDYHLCPLSCPNTYDPVCVAVNRGHGLYFKFYTFVNHCAGDLYYCKHWEDFSPPPDEGELVKSSPLSWSYCASNKYIQYARFSEVTSSMGYYGWLAGDYKYSHIMEPHERIPGHG
- the LOC123715751 gene encoding transcriptional repressor CTCF-like — its product is MSDPPVFIDVSTGVYDTLDTNNEIKIKEEVNLASPKPEFDDLLTVKSNKFKCPECNYLSRKQELVDRHILKVHRGENPFQCFMCDYTTSNKGNFAEHIRRHEGKKPFKCSYCPHRNVSKKNLKKHELIHRPDNPLKCPHCDYISKHQREFGSHTRKFHSTQNGVLTCVKCQTTFDDQNSLTDHVKSQLTCEKCTFVACDAGILEKHLVNHRQKRIEKKKSLWTCSICSWSSCKHPKILLHLIHHPNQEVNGIDVSILQKHGIM
- the LOC123715659 gene encoding uncharacterized protein LOC123715659 isoform X2 encodes the protein MKLIQKSEVLKTYKEYSIIVSGSCNEFLKTRRSSLINAPIVKKAEQNSTSKFNSNTTQTRNALKHLRARPETTWSTLYDIETAFDYHLCPLSCPNTYDPVCVAVNRGHGLYFKFYTFVNHCAGDLYYCKHWEDFSPPPDEGELVKSSPLSWSYCASNKYIQYARFSEVTSSMGYYGWLAGDYKYSHIMEPHERIPGHG